One window of the Perca flavescens isolate YP-PL-M2 chromosome 5, PFLA_1.0, whole genome shotgun sequence genome contains the following:
- the idua gene encoding alpha-L-iduronidase, protein MHWKTFSVFALLLNIAEISKTSYVITVDVGRPVGYLKHFWRSTGFCPPLPHTEAQQFDLSIDQHLNLAYVGSVPHGGIQQVRIHWMLELVTAQDIGGQPQYNFTKLDQLIELLWINGLRPGFELMGSVSNYFTDFEDKSQVVEWRNLVYLIAKRYIDKYGLGSVSQWNFETWNEPNNHDFDNVTVSIQGFLNYYDACSEGLRAASSLLRFGGPGDSCHSPPHSPYCWAMLQHCYNGTNYFTRETGVRIDYIALHKKGGGYSLPILQQEIQTVGEIQERFPRFRSLPVYNDEADPLVGWSRPQEWRADVTYAAMVVKVINQHQDLLLADPNSTINYTLLSNDNAFLSYHPHPFTQRTLTARFQVNNTQPPHVQLIRKPVLTVMGLLALLGETQVLAQVLSSAGTINSTVGVLASSHKPVTVGGSDSWQAAVLVYNSDDNSTSTNPDDVTVSLKGLAAQKGLVYVAYFIDNNVTNPYQLWQSMGSPDYPTAEQFRRLRSVQDPHVDGPWEVPAADTLTLKAKLSVPSVLLIHVCAQPKAVPDQVNGLHFIRITKGQVLIVWSDHCVDSKCIKTFEVEFSTDHKEFSRINTQDTIFTSYVYSPVDGEAGGLYRVRAVDYWGRPGPYSLPESYSEEH, encoded by the exons ATGCATTGGAAaactttttctgtctttgcGTTACTTCTTAACATTGCCGAAATTTCAAAAACTTCATATGTCATAACAGTTGATGTGGGGAGACCAGTAGGATATCTTAAACACTTCTGGAGAAGCACTGGTTTCTG TCCGCCGCTCCCTCACACTGAGGCGCAGCAGTTCGACCTGAGCATCGACCAGCACCTGAACCTGGCCTATGTGGGCTCAGTCCCCCATGGAGGGATCCAGCAGGTCCGGATACACTGGATGCTGGAGCTGGTCACTGCACA AGATATTGGAGGACAGCCCCAGTACAACTTCACTAAACTGGACCAGCTGATAGAACTACTGTGGATTAATGGACTCCGACCAG GTTTTGAACTGATGGGCAGTGTCTCTAACTATTTCACTGACTTTGAAGACAAATCACAAGTGGTAGAGTGGAGAAATTTGGTTTATCTCATAGCCAAGAGGTACATTG ACAAGTATGGCCTGGGAAGTGTCTCTCAGTGGAACTTTGAAACATGGAATGAGCCCAACAACCATGACTTTGATAATGTCACTGTGTCAATTCAAG GGTTTCTCAACTACTATGATGCCTGTTCGGAGGGTCTACGCGCTGCCAGCAGTCTCCTGAGGTTTGGGGGTCCGGGAGACTCCTGTCATTCCCCCCCACACTCCCCATACTGCTGGGCCATGCTGCAGCACTGCTACAACGGCACCAACTACTTCACCAGAGAGACGGGCGTCAGGATCGACTACATCGCCCTGCACAAGAAG GGAGGAGGCTACTCCTTGCCCATCCTCCAGCAGGAGATCCAGACAGTGGGAGAGATCCAGGAGCGTTTCCCTCGGTTCCGCAGCCTCCCTGTTTACAACGATGAGGCCGATCCTCTGGTGGGCTGGTCCAGGCCTCAGGAGTGGAGGGCTGATGTGACCTATGCTGCCATGGTGGTGAAG GTAATAAACCAGCACCAGGATCTGCTGCTGGCCGACCCGAACAGCACCATCAACTACACCCTGCTCAGCAACGACAATGCCTTCCTCAGCTACCACCCACACCCCTTCACCCAGCGCACGCTGACCGCCCGCTTCCAAGTCAACAACACCCAGCCGCCTCACGTCCAGCTGATCAGGAAGCCTGTCCTCACTGTCATGGGCCTGCTGGCTTTGCTAG GAGAGACGCAGGTCCTGGCTCAGGTTTTGAGCTCCGCAGGAACTATCAACAGCACGGTGGGAGTTCTCGCCAGCAGCCACAAGCCAGTGACAGTGGGCGGCTCGGACAGCTGGCAGGCAGCAGTGCTGGTCTACAACAGTGACGACAACAGCACCTCCactaaccctgatgatgtcaccgTCTCACTGAAAGGACTGGCTGCGCAGAAGG GTCTTGTGTATGTCGCATATTTTATTGACAACAATGTGACCAACCCGTACCAGCTGTGGCAGAGCATGGGCAGCCCCGACTACCCCACAGCAGAACAGTTCAGGCGCCTCAGGAGTGTGCAG GACCCTCATGTTGATGGACCCTGGGAAGTTCCTGCAGCAGACACTCTGACTCTGAAAGCTAAACTGTCCGTGCCCTCCGTCCTCCTCATCCATGTTTGTGCCCAGCCCAAAGCCGTGCCAGACCAG GTCAATGGATTGCACTTCATCAGGATCACCAAAGGCCAAGTCCTGATCGTCTGGTCAGACCACTGTGTCGATTCTAA ATGCATTAAGACATTTGAAGTGGAGTTCTCCACAGACCACAAGGAATTCAGCAGAATTAACACTCAAGACACAATTTTTACTTCATATGTTTATTCACCTG TGGACGGGGAGGCTGGTGGTCTGTACAGAGTCCGAGCTGTGGACTACTGGGGAAGGCCTGGCCCGTACTCACTGCCAGAGAGCTACTCAGAGGAGCACTAG
- the LOC114555401 gene encoding purpurin, translated as MDYQIVALVMLFLACVEQSLASCVVDSFTVKQDFDPKKYAGKWYALQKKDPEGLFLQDNISAEYTVEDDGSMVASSKGRVTLFGFWVVCADMAAQYSVPDPGTPGKMFMNYQGLASYLSSGGDNYWVIDTDYDNYAITYACRTLKEDGSCDDGYSLVFARNPRGLPPAIQRVVRQKQEEVCMAGEFQPVLQSGAC; from the exons ATGGACTACCAAATCGTTGCCCTGGTGATGTTGTTCCTGGCCTGTGTGGAGCAGAGCCTGGCCTCATGCGTTGTGGACAGCTTCACAGTAAAACAAGACTTTGACCCCAAAAAA TATGCAGGAAAGTGGTACGCTCTGCAGAAGAAGGATCCCGAGGGTTTGTTCCTGCAGGACAACATCTCTGCTGAATACACCGTTGAAGACGATGGTTCCATGGTTGCCTCTTCCAAGGGCAGAGTCACTCTCTTTGG GTTCTGGGTTGTGTGCGCCGACATGGCTGCTCAGTACTCTGTGCCCGACCCCGGCACCCCCGGCAAGATGTTCATGAACTACCAGGGACTGGCCAGCTACCTGTCCAGCGGCG GTGACAACTACTGGGTCATTGACACAGACTATGACAACTACGCCATCACCTATGCCTGCCGCACCCTGAAAGAGGATGGAAGCTGCGATGATGGATACTCCCTGGTCTTCGCCCGCAACCCCCGCGGCCTCCCCCCTGCCATCCAGAGAGTCGTCCGCCAGAAACAGGAGGAAGTCTGCATGGCCGGAGAGTTCCAGCCAGTGCTGCAGTCTG GAGCCTGCTAA